Proteins encoded by one window of Microcebus murinus isolate Inina chromosome 2, M.murinus_Inina_mat1.0, whole genome shotgun sequence:
- the TRAPPC3 gene encoding trafficking protein particle complex subunit 3 isoform X1, protein MSRQANRGTESKKMSSELFTLTYGALVTQLCKDYENDEDVNKQLDKMGYNIGVRLIEDFLARSNVGRCHDFRETADVIAKVAFKMYLGITPSITNWSPAGDEFSLILENNPLVDFVELPDNHSSLIYSNLLCGVLRGALEMVQMAVEAKFVQDTLKGDGVTEIRMRFIRRIEDNLPAGEE, encoded by the exons ATGTCGAGGCAGGCGAACCGTGGCACCGAGAGCAAGAAAATG AGCTCTGAGCTCTTCACTTTGACCTATGGGGCTCTGGTCACCCAGCTGTGCAAGGACTATGAAAATGATGAAGACGTGAATAAACAGCTGGACAAAAT GGGCTATAATATTGGAGTCCGACTGATTGAAGATTTCTTGGCACGGTCAAATGTTGGGAGGTGCCACGACTTTCGGGAAACTGCAGATGTCATTGCCAAG GTGGCGTTCAAGATGTACTTGGGCATCACTCCAAGCATTACTAATTGGAGCCCAGCTGGTGACGAATTCTCcctcattttggaaaataacCCCTTGGTGGACTTTGTGGAACTTCCTGATAACCACTCATCCCTTATTTATTCCAATCTCTTGTGTGGGGTGTTGCGGGGAGCCTTAGAGATG GTCCAGATGGCTGTGGAGGCCAAGTTTGTCCAGGACACCCTGAAAGGAGACGGTGTGACAGAAATCCGGATGAGGTTCATCAGGCGGATTGAGGACAATCTCCCAGCTGGAGAGGAATAA
- the TRAPPC3 gene encoding trafficking protein particle complex subunit 3 isoform X2: MGYNIGVRLIEDFLARSNVGRCHDFRETADVIAKVAFKMYLGITPSITNWSPAGDEFSLILENNPLVDFVELPDNHSSLIYSNLLCGVLRGALEMVQMAVEAKFVQDTLKGDGVTEIRMRFIRRIEDNLPAGEE, translated from the exons AT GGGCTATAATATTGGAGTCCGACTGATTGAAGATTTCTTGGCACGGTCAAATGTTGGGAGGTGCCACGACTTTCGGGAAACTGCAGATGTCATTGCCAAG GTGGCGTTCAAGATGTACTTGGGCATCACTCCAAGCATTACTAATTGGAGCCCAGCTGGTGACGAATTCTCcctcattttggaaaataacCCCTTGGTGGACTTTGTGGAACTTCCTGATAACCACTCATCCCTTATTTATTCCAATCTCTTGTGTGGGGTGTTGCGGGGAGCCTTAGAGATG GTCCAGATGGCTGTGGAGGCCAAGTTTGTCCAGGACACCCTGAAAGGAGACGGTGTGACAGAAATCCGGATGAGGTTCATCAGGCGGATTGAGGACAATCTCCCAGCTGGAGAGGAATAA